The Collimonas fungivorans Ter331 genome has a segment encoding these proteins:
- the rsgA gene encoding ribosome small subunit-dependent GTPase A: MAEHNKQDRKQHSNQAGSGLVIAAHGRHYLVQATIEGKSLKLQCVTRGKKSDVAVGDRVQLKLTSPNQGVIEAIDERRSLLYRSDQYKSKLLAANVTQLFIVVATEPGFADDLISRALVAAEAAGVTAHIVLNKTDIVEALEKTRQRLHMYAALGYPVHEVSARAFPEQTCATLAPLLAGQSTILIGQSGMGKSSLINLIVPDADIAVREISAALDTGKHTTTFTRLYEMDMADTSLDGHPANIIDSPGFQEFGLYQLSEGMLERAFVEFSPYLGKCKFYNCHHLIEPSCAVLEAVKENKIAAMRHQLYVQLLHESSQKLY; encoded by the coding sequence ATGGCTGAGCACAATAAGCAGGACCGCAAGCAGCACAGCAACCAGGCCGGCAGCGGCCTGGTGATCGCCGCCCATGGCCGGCACTATCTGGTGCAAGCAACCATAGAAGGCAAATCGCTGAAACTGCAATGCGTCACGCGCGGCAAGAAAAGCGATGTCGCCGTCGGCGACCGCGTGCAACTGAAGCTGACCTCGCCCAACCAGGGCGTGATCGAAGCCATCGATGAGCGCCGCAGCCTGCTGTACCGCTCCGACCAGTACAAATCCAAGCTGCTCGCCGCCAACGTCACCCAGCTGTTCATCGTGGTAGCGACCGAGCCGGGTTTTGCCGACGATCTGATTTCACGTGCGCTGGTGGCGGCGGAAGCGGCCGGCGTCACCGCCCACATCGTGCTGAACAAGACCGATATCGTCGAGGCGCTGGAGAAAACCCGGCAACGGCTGCACATGTATGCCGCCCTCGGTTATCCGGTGCACGAAGTGTCGGCGCGCGCCTTCCCGGAACAGACCTGCGCCACGCTGGCGCCCCTGCTGGCGGGCCAGTCGACCATCCTGATCGGCCAGTCCGGCATGGGCAAGTCGTCGCTGATCAACCTGATCGTGCCGGACGCCGACATCGCCGTGCGCGAGATCTCCGCCGCCCTCGACACCGGCAAGCACACCACAACCTTCACCCGCCTATATGAAATGGACATGGCCGATACCAGCCTGGACGGCCATCCGGCCAACATCATCGATTCGCCGGGCTTCCAGGAATTCGGCCTGTACCAGCTGAGCGAAGGCATGCTGGAGCGCGCCTTCGTCGAATTCTCGCCCTACCTCGGCAAATGCAAGTTTTACAATTGCCACCACCTAATCGAACCGAGCTGCGCCGTGCTGGAAGCCGTCAAGGAAAACAAGATAGCGGCCATGCGCCACCAGCTGTACGTGCAGTTGCTGCACGAATCGTCGCAAAAGCTGTATTGA
- the argF gene encoding ornithine carbamoyltransferase translates to MAIKHYLQFSDFSLDEYEYVIERSRLIKRKFKNYEPHYTLLDRTLVMVFEKNSTRTRLSFEAGMHQLGGAAIYLNTRDSQLGRGEPVEDAAQVMSRMCDVIMIRTFGQDIIERFATHSRVPVINGLTNEQHPCQVLADVFTYIEHRGSIAGKKVAWIGDANNMLYSWLQAAQVFGFHVNVSTPKGYDIDPGQVAADNQRYTFFANPSDACEGADLVTTDVWTSMGYEDENTARLKAFDGWIVDQAKMQRAQPDALFMHCLPAHRGEEVAAEVIDGPQSVVWDEAENRLHVQKALLEYLVLGKVDQ, encoded by the coding sequence ATGGCAATCAAACATTACCTGCAGTTTTCTGATTTTTCGCTGGACGAATACGAGTACGTGATTGAACGTAGCCGTCTCATCAAACGCAAATTCAAGAATTACGAACCGCACTACACGCTGCTCGACCGCACGCTGGTGATGGTGTTCGAGAAAAACTCGACCCGCACCCGCCTTTCGTTCGAAGCCGGCATGCACCAGCTGGGCGGCGCCGCCATTTACCTCAACACGCGCGACAGCCAGCTTGGCCGCGGCGAACCGGTGGAAGATGCGGCGCAGGTCATGTCGCGCATGTGCGACGTCATCATGATCCGTACTTTCGGCCAGGACATCATCGAGCGCTTCGCCACCCATTCGCGGGTGCCGGTGATCAACGGCCTGACCAACGAGCAGCATCCCTGCCAGGTGCTGGCCGACGTCTTTACCTATATCGAGCATCGCGGCTCCATCGCCGGCAAGAAAGTGGCCTGGATCGGCGACGCCAACAACATGCTGTACTCCTGGCTGCAAGCGGCCCAGGTATTCGGTTTCCACGTCAATGTCTCGACCCCCAAGGGCTACGATATCGATCCGGGCCAGGTGGCCGCCGACAACCAGCGCTACACCTTCTTCGCCAACCCGTCCGACGCCTGCGAAGGGGCCGACCTGGTCACCACCGACGTCTGGACCAGCATGGGTTACGAAGACGAAAACACAGCGCGCCTGAAAGCCTTCGACGGCTGGATCGTCGACCAGGCCAAGATGCAGCGCGCCCAGCCGGACGCCTTGTTCATGCACTGCCTGCCGGCGCATCGCGGCGAGGAAGTCGCGGCCGAAGTGATCGACGGCCCGCAATCGGTAGTCTGGGATGAAGCCGAGAACCGCCTGCATGTGCAAAAGGCCCTGCTCGAATATCTGGTGCTCGGAAAAGTGGATCAATAG